The stretch of DNA ACTCCTTGACGCTTTTATGCCGGTCATCGAGAATGAAATCGTCATGGGGGAGCGGATAGCGGCCAAAAACGTCACCCTGTCTCCGGACAGGCTGAAAACCATGGGAGGAATCCCTATAATCAGGGAACACCCCCTGTTTTTAGAAGACGATCCCTGGCAGGATCTTGTCGATTCCACGGGGGAGGCAATTCGGGAGGGCTTTCCCCATCTGGCGGAGGAGATGAATCGCCTGACCGCCTATCTGCACCAAAATCCCGGAGAACCGGGCTGCATCTACAAGAGATGTACGTTGGCAGATGAAGATAAAATGTCTGCTTTGGCCGCCGAAATTCAGGTAGGGCCCGTTGTTCTGTCATTGCTGCTCAATTCGGTTCAACGCATCGTCTTGACGGGTCGCGCCAAGAACATGGCAAAGACTCTTGTCAATCTTCCATGGAGCAAGGGCTACTGCCCTGTTTGCGGAAGTTTTCCCATGCTGGCCTTTCTCCGGATCAACGGTCAACGCTGGCTGCATTGCAATGGTTGCCACCACGAATGGACCTATCCCCGGCCGCAATGTCCCTGGTGTGAACACGAAACCCCGGAAGACACGACCTATCTGTTTGTGGAGGATGACAAGGAAAACTCTGCTTATGTCTGTGAAAAATGCAGGAAATATCTCGTTACTGTAAACCGGCCGGAAAACATGCGGGAAACCGACCCCGATTTGCCGGCGATCAGCCTTGCCCATCTGGATGTGATTCTGCAGGAAAAGGGATTCTCCCCCATGGCCCTGCGTGAATGGAACCAATTCTGATCTCGCTGCTTCAAAATAACAAGCCGAATTCGTGTTGTTATATGTTTGTGGGCATCCTGCCCGGGGCAGGGTTGCCGAAGCGTGTTGGAATGCCCGGTGGAAGCCGGTGAATGGGATTCCTGTTCGTATTGCCGTTTCTGTCAGACAAAACCCGTCAACATATTCAGCGTTAATCCTACCGAAAAAAGGAAGATTGTCGGATACCTGATACCCGTCTGCGCATGGTAATCAACCAGTCAAAGATCGGGACATCACAGCATGTCCGGCGACAGAAAGAGGCCTATGCCCGGGAAAGGAAAAAGAAAAATGGATGGCAAAGACAACCACGAACCTATGGAACGATCCCTTCGATTGATGGGAATCAGGGAATCCGGATCTTTGAGAACCCTGAAGGCGGTACCCGGTTTCAGGGACGAAATTAACGAAATCATGGACCAGGCCAGGCGTGAAAACCGAACTTATCTTATGGAGTACGAGTGCAAGGAAATACTGGAAACACTGGAAATGACCACCACCGGCTGCCACATCGCCGGTTCAGAAGACGAAGCGGTTGAAATCAGTCGATCCATTGGCTATCCTGTCGTTCTTAAAATTGTCTCTCCCGATATTATCCACAAAACCGATGCGGGCGGTGTTAAGCTGAACTTGCAGAGTGATGATGCCGTAAGGGAGACCTATCGGGCGATGATGCAGGCTTTCAAGTACCAGCATGTTATCGGTGTCGCCGTGCAAAAGATGGCGGAAGCGGGTTTGGAAGCAATCATCGGTGTCACCCGTGACGAGAATTTCGGGCCCGTTCTCATGTTCGGTCTCGGGGGCATTTTCGTCGAAGTTCTAAAGGATGTCACCTTCCGCATTCTGCCTGTCACCCGGGAAGAAGTGGAGAGTATGATCGGGGAAATCAAAGGGCACCCCCTTCTTGAAGGCTACCGGAATCAAAAGGTGGACCGTGAAGCCCTGATCGATCTTCTTCTCCGTATATCTGATCTGGTGACATGGTTTCCGGAGATTCGTGAACTCGACCTCAATCCGGTTTTCCTTTATCGGGAGGGAAACATCGTCGTCGATGCCCGGATTTTTATTGGGCCCATCCCGGAAGCTCAAATCGCTTCCGATCCCGCCGGGAACCTGCACGGTCTTTTTTATCCCCGGAGTATCGCTGTTTTGGGCGCATCGGGGGAGATGGGAAAACTCGGCTACAATGTTTTCCGGAACCTTCTGTCCCATGACTTTCAGGGGAAACTCTACCCGGTCAACCCCAAGGGTGGAGAGGTCCAGGGTGTCAAAGCCTACCGGAAAATCAGCGAGATTCCCGCTCCGGTCGATCTGGCCATCGTTATCGTTCCTGCCGCCGTCGTCGAAAAAGCGATTTCCCAGTGCTGTGAAAAGGGGATCCAATATATTGTCGTCGAAACGGCGGGTTTTGCTGAAACCGGAGAAGAGGGCAAACTGGCCCAGAGCCGCATCAGGGAAATCATCGCAAAAACAGGGGCGCGACTGTTAGGTCCGAACTGCTCCGGCGTAATCAACACGCATCACAACATGGTCCAATCCATCGGGCTGATCCAGGAAATGAGGAAAGGCAATATCGCGATGATCGCTCAGGCCGGTGTGTATGCAGCGGGCATGCTTACGGGACTCCGCCATGTCATGGACTTTGGTGTTGTGGCGACCATCGGGAACAAGATGGATATCAGTGAAACGGACATTCTCGAATATCTGGGCACCGATGACCACATTGACGTGATTTCCATCTACATGGAAGATGTGACAAGTGGTCGGCGGTTCATTGATGTGGCCAAGAAGGTGACCGCCGTAAAGCCGGTCATCGTACTCAAATCGGGGCGGACAGAAGCGGGACGCAAGGCCGTCGCGTCACACACGGCGTCGTTGGCCGGAAACGATGAAATAAACGCCGCCGTCTTCCGGCAAAGCGGGATCATTCGCGCCCGGGACAACGAACACCTGTTCGGTCTCACGAAGGCCTTTGCCCGTCAGCCCCTGCCCAGGAAAAACAGCGCCCTCGTCGTCACTTACACGGGTTCCCTCGGCGTGGCAGCAACCGATACCCTGTACATTAACGGCATGCGCCTGGCCGACCTGGAACCGGAACGAAAGGAACGTCTCCGGAGGATACTGCCGGACTATGTCAAAAGCCTCAACCCCGTTGATTTTTCCTTCAGCATGGATGCGGATCAGCTGACACGGACGCTTCAACTGGGCATTGACAGCGATGACGTGGGGGGGTTGATCGTGGTTCTCCAGGGAGAGATCCTCGGGACTTTCCTGGAGCCACTGAAATCGCTCGATTATCAGGGAAAGCCCATTCTAACCTGTGTTGCCTGCAAGGAATTCATGATGGACGATGTAATAGCGATGGAAAAGGCGGGGTTTCCTGTTTATTCCACTGTCGAGGCGGCAACGGAAGCCCTGTCCGTCATGTACCGATATGGGCGGTACCGGGAAGGGCACAACGATCATTAAAGGATCTTGATGACTCCTCCTTCCCTTTGTTGTTTCTGCCTCCCGAAGGGAAGGGGGAGATCATCTTTCTCCCCGCCGCTCAGGTAGGGCTTCAGCAACGTCTTGCCGATGGCGATATCCTGCCGGATTTGTCTTACCAGTTCCTCCGCCGATGGAAAGCGAAGCTCATCCCGCAGCCGATCTATAAAATAAACCTGAAGGGCCTTTCCGTATATGTCACCGTCAAAATCCAGAAGATGGATTTCGATCGTCATCTCGCTGTCGCCGAAAGTCGGGTTGTAACCAATGTTCAATACGGCCGCGTATCGTACATCCTGCAACAGGACAACGGCTGCATAAACGCCTGTCCGGGGAATCAGCACCTTTTCGGGTTCCAGATTGGCCGTCGGAAAACCTATGTCTCCCCCGCGTTGATGCCCCCTGACGACTGTTCCCCCCAAATTATAAGGACGCCCCAGGCAATCGGCCGCCTCTTTGACTTCTCCAGCGAGGATCAAATTGCGGACCAGGGTACTGCTGATGATCCTATCTCCGACTTTCACGGCATCGATCACCGTGACCTCAAACCCCAGATCTTTTCCGAACTTTTCCAGCAGCTCCTGATTGCCTTCCTTGCCTCGTCCGAAGGTATAGTC from Deltaproteobacteria bacterium encodes:
- a CDS encoding acyl-CoA synthetase, with product MGIRESGSLRTLKAVPGFRDEINEIMDQARRENRTYLMEYECKEILETLEMTTTGCHIAGSEDEAVEISRSIGYPVVLKIVSPDIIHKTDAGGVKLNLQSDDAVRETYRAMMQAFKYQHVIGVAVQKMAEAGLEAIIGVTRDENFGPVLMFGLGGIFVEVLKDVTFRILPVTREEVESMIGEIKGHPLLEGYRNQKVDREALIDLLLRISDLVTWFPEIRELDLNPVFLYREGNIVVDARIFIGPIPEAQIASDPAGNLHGLFYPRSIAVLGASGEMGKLGYNVFRNLLSHDFQGKLYPVNPKGGEVQGVKAYRKISEIPAPVDLAIVIVPAAVVEKAISQCCEKGIQYIVVETAGFAETGEEGKLAQSRIREIIAKTGARLLGPNCSGVINTHHNMVQSIGLIQEMRKGNIAMIAQAGVYAAGMLTGLRHVMDFGVVATIGNKMDISETDILEYLGTDDHIDVISIYMEDVTSGRRFIDVAKKVTAVKPVIVLKSGRTEAGRKAVASHTASLAGNDEINAAVFRQSGIIRARDNEHLFGLTKAFARQPLPRKNSALVVTYTGSLGVAATDTLYINGMRLADLEPERKERLRRILPDYVKSLNPVDFSFSMDADQLTRTLQLGIDSDDVGGLIVVLQGEILGTFLEPLKSLDYQGKPILTCVACKEFMMDDVIAMEKAGFPVYSTVEAATEALSVMYRYGRYREGHNDH
- a CDS encoding formate dehydrogenase accessory protein FdhE, with translation MESPDDRIHMLKEDAERIRKEKPHVGTLLDAFMPVIENEIVMGERIAAKNVTLSPDRLKTMGGIPIIREHPLFLEDDPWQDLVDSTGEAIREGFPHLAEEMNRLTAYLHQNPGEPGCIYKRCTLADEDKMSALAAEIQVGPVVLSLLLNSVQRIVLTGRAKNMAKTLVNLPWSKGYCPVCGSFPMLAFLRINGQRWLHCNGCHHEWTYPRPQCPWCEHETPEDTTYLFVEDDKENSAYVCEKCRKYLVTVNRPENMRETDPDLPAISLAHLDVILQEKGFSPMALREWNQF
- a CDS encoding bifunctional riboflavin kinase/FAD synthetase — translated: MEIFKSPKDISSEFRDAYVTIGNFDGIHVGHRYIFNQIITEARSVNAKAVVITFEPHPKMVLHPERRPFYLIATLEEKMALLEEIGIDAVFLIPFSLDYAQTTARAFICDVLWQHFRVKKVFIGHDYTFGRGKEGNQELLEKFGKDLGFEVTVIDAVKVGDRIISSTLVRNLILAGEVKEAADCLGRPYNLGGTVVRGHQRGGDIGFPTANLEPEKVLIPRTGVYAAVVLLQDVRYAAVLNIGYNPTFGDSEMTIEIHLLDFDGDIYGKALQVYFIDRLRDELRFPSAEELVRQIRQDIAIGKTLLKPYLSGGEKDDLPLPFGRQKQQREGGVIKIL